The following are encoded in a window of Arvicanthis niloticus isolate mArvNil1 chromosome 1, mArvNil1.pat.X, whole genome shotgun sequence genomic DNA:
- the Ercc1 gene encoding DNA excision repair protein ERCC-1 — protein MLQMDPGKDEESRPQPSGPPARKKFVIPLEEDEVPSARVKPLFSSSRNPTAPASSAHTAPQTYAEYAIAQPPGGAGPTVPTGSEPATGENPSQTLKTGAKSNTIIVSPRQRGNPVLKFVRNVPWEFGEVIPDYVLGQSTCALFLSLRYHNLHPDYIHERLQSLGKNFALRVLLVQVDVKDPQQALKELAKMCILADCTLILAWSAEEAGRYLETYKVYEQKPADLLMEKLEQNFLSRATECLTTVKSVNKTDSQTLLATFGSLEQLITASKEDLALCPGLGPQKARRLFEVLHEPFLKVPR, from the exons AT GCTCCAGATGGACCCTGGGAAGGACGAGGAAAGTCGGCCACAGccctcaggaccaccagccaggaAGAAGTTTGTTATCCCACTGGAGGAAGACGAGGTGCCTTCTGCAAGA GTCAAGCCCTTATTCAGCTCGTCACGGAACCCCACTGCCCCAGCATCCTCAGCTCACACAGCCCCTCAGACGTATGCTGAGTATGCTATCGCCCAGCCTCCAGGAGGGGCAGGGCCCACAGTGCCCACAGGCTCTGAACCTGCGACGGGAGAGAACCCCAGCCAGACCCTGAAAACAGGAGCAAAATCCAATACCATCATCGTGAGCCCGCGGCAG AGGGGCAACCCTGTGTTGAAATTTGTGCGCAATGTGCCCTGGGAATTCGGTGAGGTGATTCCTGATTATGTGCTGGGCCAGAGCACCTGCGCCCTTTTTCTCAG TCTCCGCTACCACAACCTCCATCCAGACTACATCCATGAACGGCTGCAGAGCCTGGGGAAGAACTTTGCCCTGCGTGTGCTACTGGTCCAAGTGGATGTG aaagATCCCCAGCAGGCTCTTAAAGAGCTGGCTAAGATGTGCATCTTGGCTGACTGCACCCTAATCCTGGCCTGGAG TGCAGAGGAAGCGGGGCGGTACCTGGAGACCTACAAGGTGTATGAACAGAAGCCCGCCGACCTCCTTATGGAAAAACTGGAACAGAACTTCCTATCACGG GCCACTGAGTGTCTGACCACCGTGAAATCTGTGAACAAGACCGACAGCCAGACGCTTCTGGCTACATTTGGA TCCCTGGAACAGCTCATTACTGCATCAAAGGAGGATCTAGCCTTGTGCCCGGGCCTGGGCCCCCAGAAG GCTCGCAGGCTCTTTGAAGTACTACATGAACCCTTCCTCAAAGTGCCTAGATGA
- the Polr1g gene encoding DNA-directed RNA polymerase I subunit RPA34 produces the protein MEGTPACGATRFSCPSHFTEMSPDADPPRFSLEALTGPDTELWLIRAPADFAPQCLNGRQVPLSGSKTVKGKLDGKKHRYRVFTSSPQAGEATLLASSSEAGGRLTCAPAPKGNLRITEGPQEYLISRVPLQPIPTSLPPQIPAGLRPRFSAFGGSPPITGLGSASALRSPTSGKKKKKRKGTEASDPQEAVNRYGIVEVGTAWGDLGMDVKKKKRHPVGEGEMEPVSELPVPSTTSGKKKKKKSKGAESVQAERDLGHTEPVAQTEPPEGTFLSSTKKRKRQKEAEGTEEVDGTMAGSQPQVAVEPREEAILLSPTKKRRKEKRQNLVREAEMGLPGVLVETGLSEHGRQAEVAPVSPKKTKKKKEKWVDEAEVTEAALEPQGTLAPGKRKERGQKTPESEVTDPGQSEEPEPRASQRSPKKKKKKDQESRVQDTAPH, from the exons ATGGAAGGTACTCCGGCCTGCG GGGCCACTCGGTTCTCCTGCCCTTCCCACTTCACGGAGATGTCTCCAGACGCGGATCCCCCCCGTTTCTCCTTGGAGGCGCTTACAGGTCCAGATACAGAACTGTGGCTTATCCGAGCTCCTGCAGACTTCGCCCCACAATG cCTCAATGGGCGGCAAGTGCCTCTGTCTGGCTCCAAGACTGTTAAGGGCAAACTGGATGGCAAGAAGCACCGGTACCGGGTCTTTACCAGCAGCCCCCAGGCTGGAGAAGCCACCTTGCTCGCATCTTCATCGGAGGCAGGTGGCAGACTCACCTGTGCCCCCGCGCCCAAAGGGAACTTAAGGATCACGGAGGGTCCTCAGGAATATCTTATCTCTCGGGTCCCCCTGCAGCCTATCCCCACAAGCCTTCCACCGCAGATCCCTGCTGGCCTGCGGCCTCGCTTCTCTGCCTTCGGGGGCAGCCCTCCCATCACAGGGCTGGGGTCAGCCTCAGCTCTGAGGTCACCCACttcagggaagaagaaaaagaagagaaagggtaCAGAGGCCTCAGACCCGCAGGAGGCTGTGAACAGGTACGGAATCGTGGAAGTGGGAACAGCCTGGGGTGACCTAGGAATGgatgtgaagaagaaaaagaggcatcctgtgggggagggggagatggagcCCGTGTCAGAGCTGCCAGTCCCATCTACCACCAGcggcaagaagaagaagaagaaatccaaGGGGGCAGAGTCAGTCCAGGCAGAAAGAGATCTGGGACACACTGAACCTGTGGCTCAAACAGAGCCTCCTGAGGGAACCTTCCTGTCCTccaccaaaaagagaaagaggcagaaggaagctgAAGGGACAGAGGAAGTGGACGGCACCATGGCTGGCTCCCAGCCACAGGTCGCCGTGGAGCCCCGTGAGGAAGCCATCCTACTGTCCCctacaaagaagaggaggaaagaaaagagacagaacttggtgagggaggcagagatggggctCCCTGGAGTGCTTGTGGAGACCGGACTCTCAGAACATGGGCGGCAGGCTGAAGTAGCTCCTGTGTCCCCCAAGAAGactaagaagaaaaaggaaaagtgggtGGATGAGGCAGAGGTGACAGAGGCTGCACTTGAGCCCCAGGGAACTCTAGCACCTggcaagagaaaagagagaggacagaaaacacCAGAGTCTGAGGTGACTGACCCAGGACAGTCTGAGGAACCAGAGCCCAGGGCCAGTCAAAGATcccccaagaagaagaaaaagaaggatcaGGAAAGCAGGGTGCAAGACACTGCTCCCCACTGA